One Rosa chinensis cultivar Old Blush chromosome 5, RchiOBHm-V2, whole genome shotgun sequence genomic region harbors:
- the LOC112203787 gene encoding dynactin subunit 1-like, with the protein MGHPEADTELDQLNSLQKLTKIFEKLKEDGKETKSEEEETSSDEEKSASQREEQGDDDQTSEEEEDNQEAEVSKHGATKMTKTRSDKQEKDKWEKQLQKKEEEIRCLTVEKEKLQKKLMEKEDKLREFMVDKVNLEERNVTLVTENFCLASLVKELEAKVKKLEQMLSPKTHTSPTAQQHSSPPPNSTEEKNESNAAPSKAAENTKKED; encoded by the exons ATGGGACATCCAGAGGCTGATACAGAATTGGACCAGCTTAACAGCTTGCAAAAACTAACG AAAATCTTTGAAAAGCTGAAGGAGGATGGAAAGGAAACAAAATCTGAGGAAGAGGAGACTAGTTCTGATGAAGAAAAGTCAGCTTCGCAACGAGAGGAACAAGGAGATGATGATCAGACTtctgaagaggaagaggataaCCAAGAAGCTGAGGTGTCTAAACATGGAGCAACTAAGATGACAAAAACAAGGTCCGacaaacaagaaaaagacaAGTGGGAGAAACAGCTTCAAAAAAAAGAGGAGGAGATAAGATGTCTAACTGTGGAGAAAGAGAAATTGCAGAAAAAACTAATGGAAAAGGAGGATAAACTAAGGGAATTCATGGTGGACAAGGTGAATCTGGAGGAACGAAATGTTACCCTTGTGACAGAGAATTTCTGCCTTGCATCATTGGTGAAGGAGTTAGAGGCAAAAGTGAAGAAGTTGGAGCAAATGTTGAGTCCAAAGACTCACACCTCACCGACAGCTCAACAACACAGCTCCCCACCACCTAACTCAACAGAagagaaaaatgaatcaaatgCAGCTCCATCAAAGGCTGCTGAGAACACAAAAAAGGAAGATTAA